A stretch of DNA from Fimbriimonadales bacterium:
GTGCATTTTTATCCAATCGAGTTTTCGTAAAACGATGTTTTCCGGAGCGAGGCAATTGATATACAACTTAGGCAGCAATTCGATTCTCTTTTTTCTCCTCATCTCCGATTTCGAGTAGGCATCCGTTCCAGCGAGAAAAACATCTATTTTGACAACTTCTTTCTTATGAATGATCTGAAATACTCTATATCGAGAATGCGATTTCAATGCCTCCCGTAATTCCTTTTCGTTCAGCAAATAGTCTTTCTCGAACGTGCTTATAAATTCATAGACACTCTTTTCATCCAGGGTGAGAACGATATCCAAATCATTCGTTTGTCTCGGAACTCCCCAAGCACTGCTCGCATACGACCCCCCCACGGCGTATTCTAAACCGAGGCGATGGATCTTGGAGAAGAAATCAACGAAAACATCTCGAATGCTCACTTCGCCTTCGATAACTTTCTTCGCTTCGCTCGTAAAGCGATTTCACGTCCGATTTCACTGAGTTCTATCGCCTTTCGCAAACGCTCGGCGGGGCTCATTCTCCGAATGCGGCGGAGCATTTCTTTATGCGCCCATTCCGACGTATCGAGTAAATCCGTTCTCCTCATAATCGAATGTTAGCAGATTGCCGAAGAATTCGTGCTCTTATTTTCAGCGGCATGCTATCTTTCATGAGCATGACTTCGAAAATCTTCGGCGCATTTTCTTCTTACGGGCAAATGTCGAAGTTCATGGTTGTCTCTATAAATCGAGGAAGAGTTCGTTGCGGGGTATAAATGAACCGTACAAAAACGTTTTATTCCTTGGGCGGGTGGCGGAACTGGTAGACGCGCTGGACTTAGGATCCAGTCCCGAAAGGGGTAAGGGTTCGAGTCCCTTCCTGCCCACCAAATCGTTGAAGAAATAAGAATTTTTTATGCCTCAAGAGTCTCTGCTATTGAGGCATTCATGCTTTGTGGGATAAAAATATCTACTGGGATAAGAATTTCTATTCACGCCTCTTTGCCATTTGTGGCAAAAACCATTTGGCGTTTTCCTCTTTTTCCAATTGTTTTGCGTACTCTTCGAGCAATCTTTTTGCGTCGGATTCGAAATGGTAACTCCCGTGCACTTCTCCCTGCCAAATCGTCTCGACCACCCACGAAGGCACAGGCAAAAATACAATTCTTTCCGGAGGTTCGACGCTGACGGTCAATATCGTAGCCGCAGACAATGGATCGGGAAAGATGAACTCGAAATGGACTTTAAAGGGTTCGTAACGCGTGGTTCCCACTTGCGGAGCGCCTTTAACTAACGCTTCACGAAAAATCCGCTCGTCGAATGTTCCTTCCTGAGGCGGATTTCCCTTCTTCAAAAACTCGAAAATCTCGAGTTTTTTCGAGGTCGCCCATTCGTTGAGGGTCATGCGTAAAGGTTACCTCTCTTCGCAAGAACTCCGATTTTCTTTAGTTTTCTTTCAGTTTCTGGCGAACTTACGGGCATTTGGCAAACGTCATGCAAATGAACTTCAGGGGCGAGTATCCTTTAGGAAAATTTCGTTTATGCCTTGGGATGCCCCTAGGAAAACGCGAGGAAGGACATTATGTACAAGAAACTCATCGCATTCATTCTCCTTTACACAATTTCTGTGCTTGGTTTCACCGCTTGGGCACAGAAAATCTATCTGAAATATGCAGAATTCGACCCACTCGTTTCCGTTCCGAGCGTCTCTTCGGAATTAGGAGCGCGCAAAACGACCCCTTGGGATACCTGGCACTTTTTGGTGCAATTCAAGGGGTACAAAACGCCGAGCGACGAAGCATATCTCGAATCCATCGGCGCTCGCATTGATGGTTATTTGCCGCATAACACTTTGATGGTCGAAACCACATGGATGAATTCCGAGCTTTTATCGAAGTGGAATCGCGTTCGCTGGATTGGAGCGATTCATCCTGCTTACAAGATCAGCAGTGAACTCGGAACTCGTCCGCTTTTCACGAAAGAACGAAAGGAAGAGGCCAAACGGGGACTTCATCGTATGACCGTCAGCCTTTTCGATAACGAGGATTTCGCGGATACAGTCAATGCAGCCCTCGGATTGGGACTCGAAGTGCTCGATATCGGAAGAATCGGTCCTGGTTATGTAATCGAAGTGCGCGGTACGCCTGCGCAAGCGAAACAATTGGCTTTTTTGGATGACGTGCTTTTTATAGACGAAGCCGACGAAGCCGTTTATCGCAATCAGGTCACCCGATGGGTCATTCAGTCGAACGTTACCGATTGGGTGCCGATTTGGGACCAAGGCGTAAAAGGCGATGGACAAATCGTCGGAATCATCGATGGATTACTCTATAAAAATCACGACGTCTTCCGTGACTTAGAAGGCGACCCCCCCGGTCCTGATCATAGAAAAATCGTTGCCTATTACAGCAGCGCTGGACAAAACGGTGGGGATTCTCACGGAACGCACACTTCGGGAACACTCGCTGGCGACCAAGAACCCGTTACAGGAAGCACATATCGAAACGGAATGGCTTACCATGCGAAGATCGTCTTCACTTGGTTAGGCGATATCACCGGTTCGAATCTCTATACGAAATTCGTGAATGCGCACAATGCAGGTGCTCGCGACCACAGCAATTCATGGGGTAACGATGGCACGACTGCCTACACGAATTGGTGCAAAGCGATTGATCAATATTCCTATGAATTCGAAGATGGTGTTGTCGCATTTGCTGTAACGAACCTGTCCACTCTGAAAACTCCGGAGAATGCTAAGAGTTGTTTGGCAGTCGGAAATACCTATCAAGCACCGAACCAATTTAAGGCGAATACTGGCGGAACTGGTCCAACTTCCGACGGTCGCCAGAAACCCGAGATTTGGGCACCCGGAACGGGAATCTATTCTGCCAAATCCGGTTCGACGAACGGTTGGACATCCATGACCGGAACATCTATGGCATGTCCTGCGATCACCGGAGCATGCGCGTTAGTGCGACAGTATTTCGCAGATGGTTTTGCAGACGACGGTAAGAAAGGAGGTCGTTCACATTCTGCGAGCGGCTCGTTGATTCGCGCGATGATCATGAACGGTGGCGTAGATATGACCGGTTTATCCGGTTATCCTGGCAATAAAGAAGGCTGGGGTCGTTTGCTGCTCGATGGCGTGCTTTGGTTCCGTGGTGAAACGCGCAAGTTGCTCTATGCGGATAAACGACATGCTCAAGGTGTCGGAACCGGTGAAGAGCATGTCTATAAGATGTATGTAACCGGCAACTCAGAGCCTTTGCGCATTACGATGACCTTTGCCGATTATCCTGCGCAAGTGAATGCTTCGTATGCGCCGATTAATGACATCAGCCTCGAGGTTATCGATCCTGACGGAATACTCTACTATGGTAACGACATAGACAAATCCGTAGGATTATCGAAAACCGGTGGTAGTCCTGATGTCAAAAATAGTACCGAGATGGTCATCCTCAACCCCCCCAAAACCGGCATGTATATCGTGAAGGTCAAAGGAGTTATCATCAATCAAGGAACGAAACAAGGCTATGCCGTGGTCGTAACCGGTGATGTAACGAAACCTTTGATGCCTGGATTAGGTGGTTGGAATTAATCTTTGGTTTCTTAGCCCGCACACCGAAACGTGTGCGGGCTTTTTGTTTTATTGTAGATGCTGTGCAAACAGGAATAGCATAAAGTTAGAAGGAGGGATGATTTTTAATTTTTAGCATTTCCAACTGATTTTTCGAACCTTACGGCATCCGAAATCGCGCCTTACCGCGCTCCTACATTCTCCTAAATGCGGCGAGGTTCTAAGGAGCAAGCGGTGAACCTTTAAATAAGGTTCATAATTGTCATAAGAAAGTCATGCTGCCAAAAGAAACTTCGGAAAGTGTAGTTCGTCCTTATGAAACAAACGATGCAGATGCTGTTTGCAGTGTCATTAAAACCGTTTTCGAAGAATTCGGATTTCCTTGGCTTCCCAATAGCGCCAATCGCGATTGTTATGCCATAGAAAAGCACTATCATGAAAGGGGGGGTGGATTCTGGGTCGTGGAAGTAAACGGAGAAGTCGTTGGGACTTGCGGATACATTCCGCATGATAACAAACGATGTGAGTTGCTCCGAATGTATTTGCTTCCCCAGTTTCGGGGGCAAGGATTGGGGAAGAAAATTTTTAACGCCGTTGCAAAGGATGCATTTTCTCGTGGGTTTTTGGAAATGGAAATTTGGTCCGACAAGGTTCTTATAACCGCGCATAACTTCTACCGCTCGATAGGTGCGATTCCCATCGGTGAACGCGTTTGTAAAGATTCCGATTCAGGAGAACGATGGGAAGAGTGGGGGTTTTTGTTGGATTTGAAAGATTATCTACGGTAGGAATGAGAGTAGCGTAAATTGAAATAGAGTGCAAGTATCTTGTTGTTGTCTCGAACTACAATTGAAACTGTGAATTATGCATTGATGTTCTATCGTTGGGATTATGTCAAAATCTTATGAACTATTTCGATTTTTATGAAAAACGGTTCCCCTTGCGAAGCAGGAAGAGCCTTAAGGAGGGGGTCAAAAAAATCGCGCCTTACGGCGCTCCTACAGATTCACATACTGTAAATTTCTTACAACAAAGAAACTCACAAACGCAACTGTTTTTATAAATGCGCTCGGAAAAAGGCGAGCATTCTTTTCCAAGTGTCTTCTGCAGCTTCGCGATTATATACTTCCGGACGATCGTCGTTGAAAAACGCATGGTCCGTATTGGGATAAATAATAAATTCGTGTTCTTTCCCTAAATCCGTAAGTTTTTTATCCAGAGCATCCACGACATCGCGATTTACATATGCATCTCTTTCTGCGAAAAACCCTAAAACGGGAGCTTGCAGTTTTTCGAACTGGGGATTAAAGTTCGGATGAATTCCATAGTAATCCACACAGGCGCCGATTTGCGGATTGACAGTCGCTGCATAAAGAGCCAATTGCCCCCCCATACAAAAGCCTACGATTCCTACTTTATCACCTTCTGTCGCTTCGTCATGCAATAATCTTACGATTGCTCCCCGCAAAGCCTTTTCGGTTTCCACAACGTTCAGCGCCATCATAAGTTTTCCTGCAGTATCGGGGTCGGATGCTGTTTTTCCCTTGTAAAGGTCAGGGGCTAACGCTGTAAATCCTTCCTCAGCGAAGCGGTCGCAGACATTTTTTATATGACCCACTAAACCCCACCACTCTTGTATCACGATAACTCCAGGACCTTTTCCTTTCGCAGAACGTGCAAGATATCCTTGCCACTCCATACCGTTTCCCATGAATGAAATCATTTCTCCACGCATGCTGGCTATTATGACGAAAAAGTTAAGATTAAATGTCCATTAGTGAAAACGGAAATTTTTCCTCGGTATCGAAAAAAAGAATGAATTACAGAATCATCGTGAAACCAAAATAGGGGTCGGCGGGCAAAACCGACCCCTTGGGGAGGGAATGACCGTCCGAGGGCTGGACGGTATCCATGCTTGTTTGCTTTAGGGCGAGGCAAAAGATGGCTAAAAAGCTCTCTTGCGTTGCTTTGATTACCTTTTTCCGCTTTTTATAAAGTCCATTCCCGTAGGAGTGCGAGACCTGACCAAAGTTTTCAAAAAAACGAGGACGTTTACTTGCTGAAAAAATGCCAGGATATCACTCGAACGTGCTAAACTCTTAGAAATCTCCAAGGCTTGGTTCTTTTCCCAATTCGGGTGCAATTCGTGGGTACTGCATATACTCCGGGGTTAACGGTAAGTCCGAACGTAGTCGTTCGGAAGGTTCGCCGTTTGCCAATGAAAGGGGAAGTGCTCGTGAAAGAAGGGATGGAAGTCGAGCCGAATACAATCGTGGCGAGGACCTTTTTGCCGGGACATTTACAAACGGTGAAGGTCGCAGAAAAACTCGGTGTAGAACCCAAAGAGGTCCCTTCCTTGTTGAAGGTAAAGATTGGTGATACCGTAAACGTCGGCGACCTAATTGCTGAATCGAAGGGGATTTTCGGATTGTTCAAAGGGCAGGTGTACAGTGAATATGCGGGCACCGTGGAAGCAGTCTCCGAAGTGAGCGGGCACGTACTAATTCGAGAGGCACCGATTCCTGTAGAAATTAATGCTTACATTCGTGGACGTGTGGTCGAAGTGATAGAAAATGAAGGAGCGGTTATCGAAGCGCAAGGTGCATTGATTCAAGGCATTTTCGGTATAGGTGGAGAGCGTGTAGGGAGAATCCGCGTAGCGGTTTCTTCTCCTGACGAAGTACTCGACATCAAACATATCCAACCCGATGACACAGGAAAAATCCTTATCGGTGGTTCAGGAATCACTTTGGAAGCGATTCGAGAAGCAGAGAAAAGAAACGTCGTCGGCTTGGTTGCTGGCGCGGTGCGCGATGATGTGATTACTCAGTACTTGGGTTATGAAATCGGTGTTGCAATCACAGGTCAAGAGCCTATTCCGCTGACGATCGTTATTACAGAAGGCTTCGGACAATTAGCAATGGCACAACGAACTTTTAATTTATTCAAACAATTGGAAGGGCGTGAGGCGAGTATCAACGGAGCAACACAAATCCGTGCCGGGGTCATTCGACCGGAGGTCATCGTGCCTCTCGAAGAAACCATCGGTACGAAAACTGAACAAACGGAGGTGAGCACATTGGAAATTGGAACCCCGATTCGTGTGATTCGAGAGCCTTATTTCGGAGAATTAGGTGTGGTGGTCGAATTACCTCCCGAACTTCAGGTGATTGATTCCGGCTCTGAGGTTCGTGTGTTAAAAGCGAAATTAACGGACGGAAGAATCGTGACGGTTCCGCGCGCGAATGTAGAAATCATTGCATCGTAAATAAAGAGGAGAAGACGAAAATGCGAATTCTCGTTGTAGACGACGAACCTTTGCTTTTAGAAACCGTTTCGCACCGCTTGACTAAAGACGGCTACACCGTGCTCACCTCTAAAACTGCCGAAGATGCTCTCAAGAAGATAAGACTACAAAGACCGGATTTAGTGATTCTGGATGTCATGCTTCCTGGACGTTCCGGATTCGAACTTTCCCAAACGATTCGTGAAGAAAGCAACATTCCGATTTTGTTTTTATCCGCACGGGTCGGCTCAGAGGACCGTTTGAAAGGTTTCGAAGTGGGGGGGGACGATTATTTGACGAAGCCCTTTAATCTTTCTGAACTCTCGGCGAGAGTCCGCGCGATTCTGAGAAGAGTGAAGGTTCTCCCGGAAAAGAAACGAATAGAAACAGGTGGTTTGTCTATCGATTCCGAGCGGCAAGAAGTCATCTGCAACGGAAAAAAATTAGAACTTCGCCCGAAAGAATTCGCCTTGCTGCTACTTTTAGCCTCCAATCCGGGAAAAGTTTTCACGCGGAAAACGCTTCTTGCTCGAGTGTGGGGCGAGAACATAACCTTTACCACGAGAACCGTGGACGTTCATATCAGTTGGCTGCGGAAACGATTAGAGAAAGAGGCAGGAAGTCCTCAGCGAATCTTCACGGTTAGAAATGTAGGATATAAATTCGAATAGCGATAAAGATTATTTCGGACGCTTACTTGAGCGATAAAATTACCTGAGCAACAAAATTTAAAAAATAAAGATGTCGATCTGAGACGGGTCGAGAGTCCCCCCCCTCATTAGCCAAACCGGTTCAGGGATAATAAAAAGCCTTCGCTTCGTCTCTCGTTGAAATTCGAGTTCCGCAGGTCCGTCGTAGTTAAAGCGAATGCCGCGAAAGGTCAAATCTGTAGTGAGTCGGCATTTGGCAATCGCAGAATCACCAGAAATTTCGATAGAGTTCACTTTGATTTCGAGTTTCGTTATTTTTGCTTCGCGGATGAACCGGCTCACCTCGTAACGCGGGTTCGGAACCTCTTCGCTGTAGGGTTCGGGCAGACGAAATTGATTAGATAACCTTTCTAATACTCCGCCTGGGCGGTGCTCCAGGCTCGCTTTGCGCATTTCTTCGATGGCTTCGCGAATTTGTGCCTCGTCGTTCGGTTTCATTAGAATCAGCACCACATTCACCGCAAGAACGAGGAGTATACAAATCCCGCCGATAACAAGCGCCCAAAAAACCGGTGACTTCTTCATAATCCTTTTCGATTATACGCAGATTTTTTGGTAGAAGTCTCCTTTACTCGTTGTGTCGAGAAGGAGAAATTCAGAACAATGTCGACCTTCGTCACTGCCGCCATGAATTGCCCCCCCTTGTAGCAGGCTTGTGAGGGGATGGAGGGATAGAAGCAGACCGTCACAGAAACGTCACAACAATCTGTGACGGTTCCGTGATTCCTTATAAATTTTAATATCTCCTAAAAGGCGCAAATCGGAAATCCTTGCGCCGAAATAGGAGAAGAAAATGACGAAACTATGCTCGATACTTTTAGCAATCGGCTTTGCGCTCGCTGCGCAAGCCGCTCCACTTCGGTATTCCAGTGGAGGAGTTCATGACGACGCGGGTTGGGCTGTTACGACAAACCCAGGGAATGGCGACATCTATGTAACCGGGACAGCATATGCGGGAGCTGCGCAACTCAACGATATGTGCTTGGTGAAATACAACGCGAATGGTGTCTTTCAGTGGGCAAGAAGGTTCGGCCGACCCGGGCAGAACGACGAAGCACTCGATGTGGCAATTTCTCCCGTGAACGGAGAAATCTACGTAACAGGTTACGTCAGGGACACAGTAACCGGTATTGCAGCCGTAGCGACCCTGCATTTCACCCCCAATGGCGCTTTGGTAGGTCAACATGCATTCGCAGGGCTTATGCAAGGTGACCATATCGGGCAAGAGATAGGGTTCGATATGTTCGGTGGAGTCTATGTTCGCGGACTGGCAACTAATGCGGGAACAGGAAAGGATTTCCTGCTCATAAAGTATAACCCTGGTCTATCACCATTGTGGGTTAAATTTTGGGATGGAGCGAATGGCGACGACATTTCCAGCGCGATGGAAGTAACCCCTAATGGAGTTTACATCGTCGGGAAGTCAACCAACCCTGCGGATGTCGATGGAATTGCCCTTCGCTACACTTTAGGCGGTGTTCTGGCAAACACTCGGTATGTGATCGGTGTAGCCGGTGGTAACGATGAGATCAACGACATCGCTGTCGCTCCTGGCGGTGGTGATGTGCTGATTACGAGTACACGCTCGCGTGGACCAGCAGCAAGCGACATGCAAATAACTACCATGCGTTGGTCCGGTAATTTCGGTGCAACCATGTGGGTTCATAACTTTAACCTCTTTCCTGGAAATTCGCTTGATCTAGCGAAAAAGGTCAAGGTAAGTCCAATAGGGGTTGTCGTTGCTGGTTCCTCGCAAAATCAAAACTTCCTCACGGACATCGTATGCTATCAGCTCAATCCATCCACAGGAGGGATTGTCGGATTGCAAGTTACCAACTTTCCGGGAGAGGATTTAGCTGTTGACCTCGCTGTAGACCCTGCCGGCCCGATATATGTAACCGGTGTAGACGATGCTACCGGCTATCCTAAGTATTTAACCCTCCGAATAGATGGTGGATTAATTACTTGGGTATCGGCTTACGGTAATGCCGGGCAAGACGTCCCCAGTGAACTTACTCTGAACATGAACGTGATGCCCGTAGTCACCGGTCGCTCCTATGACCCGGCATCAGGTTTCGATATCTTGACCCTCCGTATCGACCCAGCGACAGGGATGGTTTTATAACTCCCATAACGAAAAGGAGAAAAGGGGGCGCTCACAGCGAAAACCCCTGTGATAATATGAAAATGTGGGCGTCCCTTCCTTTCAAAAAGAAGGCGTCGAACCGTGGAAAATAGAACTACTCGGGACGTTCAATGTCTCGCGTTTAGGGTTCAAGCCTCGTTTTCGAACGCGCAAAACCGCGGGTGTTTTGGCGTACCTCGCGTATTATTGCGGCAAGCCGATATCCAAAGAACTTTTAGCCGAGTGTTTTTGGCCCGATGCAAATGCCGACCAAAGTCGTCACTCGTTGCGAATGGCTCTTTACGATATACGAAGCGCCTTAACTGTAGCGGACATTCCTATAGACTCTCTTTTAGTTACTTCTCGCAACACTTGCGAAATTCTTCCCGAATTCGTGGAAGTAGATGTTCTGAAATTCCGAAAGCATCTCGACGAAGCGCAAACTTCGAAGTCCGATCACGAACGCGCTTGCTTTTTGCAATCGGCAATAGAGATTTATCAAGGCCCGCTTCTTTCTGGTTTTACGGAGAGTTGGGTACTTCCGCAAATGTTGGAACTGGAAGAAAGTTATGCGCAGGCGGTTTCTCGGTTATCGGATTTGCTTTCGCAACGGGGCGATGGGGAAGTGGCAGCGAAAATGCTCAAGCGCGCAATGGCACTTTGCAGTTTTCGAGAGGATTTGCATATTGCGTTGATTCGCACTTATGTGCAGGCAGGCAAAACGAGCGCAGCGATCCAACAATACGAGGTTTTGGAAAAAATGCTGGATGAAGAGTGGGGAGAATTGCCTTCTTCTGAGGCAACCGAGCTTTTGGAGTCATTGCCGAAGAAATATGGCGATACATTAGCCCCCCTCGAAGAAAAAATTGTGACGCCTGTTTTTCACAGCATCGAAAGAGAACGAACGGAACTCGAACAAAGCGTCTTTTATGGGAGGCAAAAGGAACTCGAAGAACTGACATCGCTTTTACAACCGGGGGGGGATTCTCGTTTGGTAACTCTGGTGGGAATCGGCGGCAGCGGAAAGACGCGGCTTGCGCAAAAAGCCCTTTCCAACTTGATTTCTGCTTACGAAAATCGCGCTTGGTTGATTCCTCTCGTTTCTGTTCGCGTTGCGAAGCACTTGCCCGACATCATCTTGATGACATTGCATAAAAGTTCGAGGTCTGGACAAGAGCCTTTCGAGGAAGTCATGAACCTACTCGGCGAGAAACCAGCATTATTGGTGCTGGACAATTTAGAACAATTGCTGCCGGTATGCGCGCAAACGGTTCACGCGCTTCTCGAAAGATGCAAAGGACTTTCAATACTCGTTACGTCGCGCATCCCCACCGGCATTTCCGGTGAACGCATTTTGACTGTTCGCTCATTAGAGTTGCCGAAAGATTGGCGTGATTTGAACGAACTCAGAACGAATCCATGCGTTATGCTCCTTCTTCATAGCGCGCAATCCGTGAGACCGGGATTCGATGTAACTGCAGCAAATGCGCGCAGTGTTTACGAAATTTGCGTACGCCTCGAAGGAATTCCATTGGCAATAGAATTGGCAGCAATGAAGTTGGCAACAAAAAGCCCTGCGCAAGTATTAGGTTCCATAGGACGCAGAGTAGATCTCAGCACAACGAGCCTCGATTTCCCGGAAAGACACCGTAGTTTGCGTGAAGTAATTCGATGGAGTTACGAATTGTTGGAAGACGAAGATAGAATTGCGTTTACGAAACTTTCCCTATGCGACGACGGGTTCGAGTCCGATTTAGCAGAGGCATTACTCGGAGACAGGGCAGAGGAACGAATCAGGAATTTATTGCAATTCGGTTTAGTGAATTGGGTCGAAACGGAAGAGTATCTGCGATTTTCGATCTTGGAAACCGTACGTGAACTCGTTTATGAGAGACTCCTCGAAGACGAAAGCATAAAACGGGATGCGGAAAAGAAGCATTTCGATTTCTTTTTGAATCTTTGTACGAATGCGAAAAAGGAGGATATCAACTCCTGGGTTTCTCGAATAGATAGGGAACAAGCGAACATCTTAGTGGCGTTGGCAGTTGCGCAATCCGCAGAAATCGATGCAGAAGAAGCTTGGCGTTTCGCATTCGGATTGCAAGAGTATATTT
This window harbors:
- a CDS encoding S8 family serine peptidase; protein product: MYKKLIAFILLYTISVLGFTAWAQKIYLKYAEFDPLVSVPSVSSELGARKTTPWDTWHFLVQFKGYKTPSDEAYLESIGARIDGYLPHNTLMVETTWMNSELLSKWNRVRWIGAIHPAYKISSELGTRPLFTKERKEEAKRGLHRMTVSLFDNEDFADTVNAALGLGLEVLDIGRIGPGYVIEVRGTPAQAKQLAFLDDVLFIDEADEAVYRNQVTRWVIQSNVTDWVPIWDQGVKGDGQIVGIIDGLLYKNHDVFRDLEGDPPGPDHRKIVAYYSSAGQNGGDSHGTHTSGTLAGDQEPVTGSTYRNGMAYHAKIVFTWLGDITGSNLYTKFVNAHNAGARDHSNSWGNDGTTAYTNWCKAIDQYSYEFEDGVVAFAVTNLSTLKTPENAKSCLAVGNTYQAPNQFKANTGGTGPTSDGRQKPEIWAPGTGIYSAKSGSTNGWTSMTGTSMACPAITGACALVRQYFADGFADDGKKGGRSHSASGSLIRAMIMNGGVDMTGLSGYPGNKEGWGRLLLDGVLWFRGETRKLLYADKRHAQGVGTGEEHVYKMYVTGNSEPLRITMTFADYPAQVNASYAPINDISLEVIDPDGILYYGNDIDKSVGLSKTGGSPDVKNSTEMVILNPPKTGMYIVKVKGVIINQGTKQGYAVVVTGDVTKPLMPGLGGWN
- a CDS encoding GNAT family N-acetyltransferase; the encoded protein is MLPKETSESVVRPYETNDADAVCSVIKTVFEEFGFPWLPNSANRDCYAIEKHYHERGGGFWVVEVNGEVVGTCGYIPHDNKRCELLRMYLLPQFRGQGLGKKIFNAVAKDAFSRGFLEMEIWSDKVLITAHNFYRSIGAIPIGERVCKDSDSGERWEEWGFLLDLKDYLR
- a CDS encoding dienelactone hydrolase family protein — translated: MISFMGNGMEWQGYLARSAKGKGPGVIVIQEWWGLVGHIKNVCDRFAEEGFTALAPDLYKGKTASDPDTAGKLMMALNVVETEKALRGAIVRLLHDEATEGDKVGIVGFCMGGQLALYAATVNPQIGACVDYYGIHPNFNPQFEKLQAPVLGFFAERDAYVNRDVVDALDKKLTDLGKEHEFIIYPNTDHAFFNDDRPEVYNREAAEDTWKRMLAFFRAHL
- a CDS encoding response regulator transcription factor; this encodes MRILVVDDEPLLLETVSHRLTKDGYTVLTSKTAEDALKKIRLQRPDLVILDVMLPGRSGFELSQTIREESNIPILFLSARVGSEDRLKGFEVGGDDYLTKPFNLSELSARVRAILRRVKVLPEKKRIETGGLSIDSERQEVICNGKKLELRPKEFALLLLLASNPGKVFTRKTLLARVWGENITFTTRTVDVHISWLRKRLEKEAGSPQRIFTVRNVGYKFE
- a CDS encoding BTAD domain-containing putative transcriptional regulator, whose amino-acid sequence is MGVPSFQKEGVEPWKIELLGTFNVSRLGFKPRFRTRKTAGVLAYLAYYCGKPISKELLAECFWPDANADQSRHSLRMALYDIRSALTVADIPIDSLLVTSRNTCEILPEFVEVDVLKFRKHLDEAQTSKSDHERACFLQSAIEIYQGPLLSGFTESWVLPQMLELEESYAQAVSRLSDLLSQRGDGEVAAKMLKRAMALCSFREDLHIALIRTYVQAGKTSAAIQQYEVLEKMLDEEWGELPSSEATELLESLPKKYGDTLAPLEEKIVTPVFHSIERERTELEQSVFYGRQKELEELTSLLQPGGDSRLVTLVGIGGSGKTRLAQKALSNLISAYENRAWLIPLVSVRVAKHLPDIILMTLHKSSRSGQEPFEEVMNLLGEKPALLVLDNLEQLLPVCAQTVHALLERCKGLSILVTSRIPTGISGERILTVRSLELPKDWRDLNELRTNPCVMLLLHSAQSVRPGFDVTAANARSVYEICVRLEGIPLAIELAAMKLATKSPAQVLGSIGRRVDLSTTSLDFPERHRSLREVIRWSYELLEDEDRIAFTKLSLCDDGFESDLAEALLGDRAEERIRNLLQFGLVNWVETEEYLRFSILETVRELVYERLLEDESIKRDAEKKHFDFFLNLCTNAKKEDINSWVSRIDREQANILVALAVAQSAEIDAEEAWRFAFGLQEYIWRRGRFRIWVEPLEHLLEATHNRLSSETATTAHSLIGKVHYGLRDIEASYQHYRISAEMAETTKNIPLIVQARTDLCVPSILLGLFEEGKKSLKQTLTLLDTSKDARLCSVCELNLGWLTYYSGDEGGSEDYFRKALESAERSDEDSAKAEALVGIACAISKEKYEEARSHFEKALEIFEKRGYPERIAHCSYQRALTEYRNSNFEGALFYLYKSLRVFTENGVRLGQHPLTVAGIVLSGKDLFEEAVACWKRAEATRERYGLIMMPVIQEDYEREFARALDSLNEEQIHNAESFGTRASDEKLVDFLFRKEKIPSPVSAKDVL